In Nocardia sp. NBC_01327, the genomic stretch TCACAGTGGGGTCCCCTCCGTCTGTTTCAACAGTCATTGTTGTTCCTTCATCTGGAGTTGTCGGCGCCAGGCGCCACGAGAAGATCAGCGGCGCCGCTTCTGGTTGGCGCGACCACGGTTGCCGGACCGCTTCTTGGCCTGGTTCGAGTTCGGCTTCGCCTGAGTCGAATTCGGCTTGGAGCCGTTCTGCGTGGCCTGCGGCGCATCGGATTTCGCCATATCGACCCCGTCGGAATCGACCGCGTCCTCCACCGGCTTCTTACGCGTATCGACCGGCTTGGCACCCGGCTTCGGCGCATTCTGCGCACGACGCTCCAGGGCGACGGCCTTCTTCTCTTCGTCTTCCTTCTCCATACGACCGAAGACGAGATGCTGCTGCGCGTAGGTCCAGATGTTGTTGGAGACCCAGTAGATCAGGATGGCGATCGGCAGGAACGGACCACCGACGAGCACGCCGAGCGGGAACACGTACAGCGCCAGCTTGTTCATCATGGCGGCCTGCGGGTTGGCGGCGGCCGCCTCGCTCTGCCGCTGCACCGAAGCGCGCGCATTGAAGTGCGTCGCCAGTCCGGCGATGATCATCAGCGGGATGGAGACGGCGGCGATGGCCACCTTGCTGGGCACGCCGCCGTACTCGGCGAACGACTGCAGCACATTCGCCTTCTCGGTCATGAAGCCCGAGAGGGGAGCGCCGAAAAGCCGTGCGGTCAGGAAGGACTGGACGTCGCCCGGGCTGAAGATGTAGTTCGCGGTATGGGCGTTCGCGTACGGCGTCATGCCGACCTGGCCGATACCGGTGCCGGTGCGGTTGAACGAGCGCAGCACATGGAACAGGCCGAGGAAGACCGGCACCTGCAGC encodes the following:
- the yidC gene encoding membrane protein insertase YidC — its product is MLDFIYYPVSAILWFWHQAFGFVLGKDSGFAWALSVVFLVFTLRLVLFKPFVKQVRTTKQMQELQPQIKELQKKYKNDRQQMTIEMQKLQKDHGFNPLMGCLPVLLQVPVFLGLFHVLRSFNRTGTGIGQVGMTPYANAHTANYIFSPGDVQSFLTARLFGAPLSGFMTEKANVLQSFAEYGGVPSKVAIAAVSIPLMIIAGLATHFNARASVQRQSEAAAANPQAAMMNKLALYVFPLGVLVGGPFLPIAILIYWVSNNIWTYAQQHLVFGRMEKEDEEKKAVALERRAQNAPKPGAKPVDTRKKPVEDAVDSDGVDMAKSDAPQATQNGSKPNSTQAKPNSNQAKKRSGNRGRANQKRRR